A genome region from Triticum aestivum cultivar Chinese Spring chromosome 2B, IWGSC CS RefSeq v2.1, whole genome shotgun sequence includes the following:
- the LOC123041625 gene encoding purple acid phosphatase 4-like, translating to MVATAIVLVSALVLLSPVAAELQRVQHSPKEDGSLTVLAVGDWGRGGQYNQTLVAEQMGVVGEKLAADFVISTGDNFYNDGLPGDNDTAFFMASFTDIYTASSIQKPWYIVLGNHDYTGDALARQSPAIREVDSRWTSVNKSFIVEADIVDFFLVDTSPFVLKYWNESKFDWRNVAPRDTYIATLLQDLDDALAASNATWKVVGHHPVSSGCEHGNTTELREHLLPLLKAHGVDMYLNGHDHCLQRISSVDSPVEFVTSGGGSKAWAGKFKATTDKMEFLYDGQGFLSMELTAAEARLAFYDVSGAVLHSWGLAKSAPASISNVS from the exons ATGGTGGCGACCGCGATCGTCCTTGTTAGCGCGCTGGTGCTGCTCTCGCCGGTGGCGGCCGAGCTGCAGCGGGTGCAGCACTCGCCCAAGGAGGACGGGTCACTCACCGTGCTCGCTGTCGGGGACTGGGGAAGGGGTGGACAGTACAACCAGACACTGGTTGCCGAGCAG ATGGGAGTGGTCGGCGAGAAGCTAGCCGCCGACTTTGTCATCTCCACCGGCGACAACTTCTACAACGACGGCCTCCCCGGCGACAATGACACGGCCTTCTTCATGGCGTCCTTCACCGACATCTACACCGCCTCCAGCATTCAGAAGCCTTGGTACATCG TCCTCGGCAACCACGACTACACGGGCGACGCGCTGGCGCGGCAGAGCCCGGCCATTCGCGAGGTGGACAGCCGGTGGACCTCCGTCAACAAGTCCTTCATCGTGGAGGCAGACATCGTTGACTTCTTCCTGGTGGACACGTCGCCGTTCGTCCTCAAGTACTGGAACGAGAGCAAGTTCGACTGGAGGAACGTGGCTCCCCGCGACACCTACATCGCCACCCTCCTCCAGGACCTGGACGACGCCCTGGCGGCGTCCAACGCGACGTGGAAGGTCGTCGGCCACCACCCCGTCAGCAGCGGCTGCGAGCACGGCAACACCACCGAGCTCCGCGAGCACCTCCTCCCACTCCTCAAG GCCCATGGGGTTGACATGTACCTCAACGGTCACGACCACTGCCTGCAGCGCATCAGCAGCGTCGACAGCCCGGTGGAGTTCGTGACGAGCGGCGGCGGGTCCAAGGCTTGGGCGGGCAAGTTCAAGGCAACGACCGACAAGATGGAGTTCCTGTACGACGGGCAGGGCTTCCTGTCCATGGAGCTCACCGCGGCCGAGGCGCGCCTGGCCTTTTACGACGTCTCCGGCGCCGTCCTGCACAGCTGGGGGCTCGCCAAGTCGGCGCCCGCCAGCATCTCGAACGTGAGCTAG